The Crocinitomicaceae bacterium genome includes a region encoding these proteins:
- a CDS encoding AAA family ATPase, translating to MAIHDLTDYVMNREELELFILSGYAGTGKTSLVAALVNTLHIFHVKTVLLAPTGRAAKVLSGYSNQKASTIHRHIYYSNESDEQGGFYLSKNRNKDTLFIIDEASMIAIDSGIQGDNHFTPRNLLDDLIEFVYSAENCKLVFVGDHGQLPPVGMEASPALDANYLKSNYSMPVKTAKLDEIVRQKKQSGILDIATKLREFTQELPLLPHNNKDARSITGMELQEELESCIAKYGSDEVMVVTRSNKRANLFNEQIRRRILWQEEDLNAGDVIMAVKNNYFWLEPKSPAGFIANGELLEITKVIRREEQYGFRFADVNVRFIDYPEMPSVDLKIILDAIGVEAPSLTRDQQKTLFYNIVQQEYPYEMNKRVRNRKMVTNPHFQALQVKFGYAVTCHKAQGGQWSAVFVDHGYFVEDMWNIEYMRWLYTAVTRASLQLYLVNFDRGFVGTNE from the coding sequence ATGGCTATTCATGACCTCACAGATTATGTCATGAACCGTGAAGAACTTGAACTTTTCATTTTAAGCGGATACGCCGGTACCGGAAAAACCAGTTTGGTTGCCGCATTAGTGAACACCTTGCACATTTTTCATGTAAAAACTGTTTTACTTGCACCTACCGGTCGCGCGGCTAAGGTATTGTCCGGCTATAGTAATCAAAAAGCAAGTACCATTCATAGGCATATTTATTATTCCAATGAATCAGATGAACAGGGAGGGTTTTATCTTTCCAAAAACCGGAACAAAGATACCTTGTTTATCATTGATGAAGCTTCAATGATTGCTATTGATTCAGGTATTCAGGGTGACAATCACTTTACCCCACGCAATTTGCTGGATGATTTGATTGAATTTGTTTACTCTGCTGAAAATTGTAAACTTGTTTTTGTGGGTGATCATGGTCAGTTGCCTCCGGTGGGTATGGAAGCTAGTCCGGCTTTAGATGCAAATTATCTCAAATCAAATTATTCAATGCCTGTTAAAACTGCTAAACTTGATGAAATTGTTAGACAGAAAAAACAATCAGGTATACTTGATATTGCAACAAAACTGAGAGAATTTACTCAAGAACTTCCTTTGCTACCTCATAATAATAAAGATGCCCGCAGTATTACCGGTATGGAACTACAGGAAGAATTGGAGAGCTGCATTGCAAAATATGGTAGCGATGAAGTGATGGTTGTAACGCGTTCAAACAAACGTGCTAACCTTTTCAATGAACAAATTCGCCGCAGAATTTTATGGCAAGAAGAAGATTTAAATGCCGGTGATGTGATCATGGCGGTGAAGAATAATTATTTCTGGTTAGAACCAAAATCACCTGCCGGATTTATAGCCAACGGTGAACTTCTAGAAATCACAAAAGTTATTCGCCGTGAAGAACAATATGGCTTCAGGTTTGCTGATGTCAACGTGCGATTTATTGATTATCCTGAGATGCCTTCTGTTGACTTAAAAATTATTCTGGATGCCATTGGCGTTGAAGCCCCATCGTTAACTCGCGATCAACAAAAAACATTGTTTTATAATATCGTGCAGCAAGAATATCCGTATGAAATGAACAAACGCGTGCGCAATAGAAAAATGGTAACCAATCCACACTTTCAGGCTTTGCAAGTAAAATTTGGTTATGCAGTGACGTGCCACAAAGCACAAGGTGGACAATGGTCAGCCGTATTTGTTGATCATGGATATTTTGTTGAAGATATGTGGAATATTGAATATATGAGATGGTTGTACA
- a CDS encoding DUF3822 family protein, whose translation MSFNSALAYKHVLCMHVTSTEVHAAAVERASKKIAEYRYFPLNKYERAETDLVFSDPFFKHAYEDIVTTAGTKRSTLIPTGIFNVSKPAEIFSLNYSAPHENLDYNRLPELDIVNIFEIPLWLKTSLVMKFPRVRVLHPATVMLKGIFDQPAFHPRIHVYVQQDFFWMFITSKNKLEFFNRFDFGALSDIVYHMLFVMEQKGIEAEAAKIHVYGVETNWKDLNEFSSFFKSPVTISDQAENGQHFILAKQLLCV comes from the coding sequence ATGAGTTTTAATTCAGCACTTGCGTACAAGCATGTTTTGTGTATGCATGTCACCTCAACTGAAGTGCATGCAGCAGCTGTTGAAAGAGCATCAAAAAAAATTGCTGAATACCGCTATTTTCCCTTGAATAAATATGAACGTGCAGAAACTGACCTTGTATTCAGTGATCCATTTTTCAAACACGCATACGAAGACATTGTTACAACCGCAGGCACAAAAAGAAGTACCTTAATTCCTACCGGAATTTTCAACGTGTCAAAACCGGCTGAAATTTTTTCCTTGAATTATTCAGCACCGCATGAAAATCTAGATTACAATCGCTTACCGGAATTAGATATTGTAAATATTTTTGAAATTCCGCTATGGTTAAAAACATCTTTAGTGATGAAATTTCCACGTGTGCGAGTTCTTCATCCGGCAACGGTGATGTTGAAAGGAATTTTTGACCAACCCGCTTTCCACCCGCGCATTCATGTTTACGTGCAACAAGATTTTTTCTGGATGTTTATCACGTCAAAAAACAAATTGGAATTTTTTAACCGGTTTGATTTTGGAGCCTTAAGTGATATTGTTTACCACATGTTATTTGTGATGGAACAAAAAGGGATTGAAGCAGAAGCGGCAAAGATTCACGTTTATGGTGTTGAAACTAATTGGAAAGATTTGAATGAATTCAGTAGCTTCTTCAAATCACCGGTAACCATATCAGACCAAGCAGAAAACGGACAACATTTCATTTTAGCAAAACAACTATTGTGCGTGTAA
- the rsmD gene encoding 16S rRNA (guanine(966)-N(2))-methyltransferase RsmD has translation MRVISGKYKGRRFSPPRNFPSRPTTDFAKSALFNILNNQFDFETCKVLDLFSGTGSIALECISRGALNVTSVDNHTVSVKFLNKMRAELNEKNWHIHKGDAFEFLKHESNKYDIIFADPPFAMQGQQLIAAMVFEKQLLNPDGLLIIEHGRENSFENITQFKEMRNYGGVQFSFFEST, from the coding sequence GTGCGTGTAATCAGCGGTAAATACAAAGGGAGACGCTTCAGCCCGCCGCGCAATTTTCCTTCGAGGCCTACTACTGATTTTGCAAAATCTGCTCTCTTTAATATCCTCAATAACCAATTTGATTTTGAAACTTGTAAGGTACTTGATTTATTTTCAGGTACCGGAAGCATTGCTCTTGAATGTATCTCACGCGGTGCATTAAACGTTACCAGTGTTGACAATCATACCGTGTCAGTGAAGTTTCTCAATAAAATGAGAGCTGAGTTGAATGAAAAAAACTGGCACATCCATAAAGGAGATGCATTTGAATTTTTGAAGCATGAATCAAACAAGTACGATATCATTTTTGCTGATCCTCCTTTTGCTATGCAAGGACAGCAGCTCATTGCCGCCATGGTATTTGAAAAACAACTCCTGAATCCTGATGGCTTACTAATTATTGAACACGGACGGGAGAATTCATTTGAAAACATAACCCAATTCAAAGAAATGCGTAATTATGGAGGAGTTCAGTTTTCATTCTTTGAATCAACCTGA
- the coaD gene encoding pantetheine-phosphate adenylyltransferase: MSRIAVFPGSFDPFTKGHEALVRRFAVFFDQVIIGMGVNSTKKYFFTTESRLEHLNSLFNDMPQVSIETYAGLTIEFCQKKKAQYLIRGLRNTTDFELEKSIAQMNKDMSGIETVFLISDPEWHAVNSTIVREIKKNNGDISKFVTKPELLVIA, encoded by the coding sequence ATGAGCAGGATAGCAGTATTCCCCGGTTCTTTTGACCCCTTTACCAAAGGACATGAAGCCTTGGTGAGACGATTTGCCGTTTTTTTTGATCAAGTAATCATTGGAATGGGTGTTAATTCTACTAAAAAATATTTTTTCACTACTGAAAGCAGATTGGAGCACCTCAATAGCTTGTTTAACGACATGCCACAAGTGAGCATTGAAACGTATGCCGGATTAACCATTGAATTCTGTCAGAAAAAAAAGGCGCAGTATTTGATTAGAGGGTTGAGAAACACCACTGATTTTGAACTAGAAAAATCCATTGCACAAATGAATAAAGACATGTCAGGAATAGAAACTGTATTTCTTATCAGTGATCCTGAATGGCATGCCGTAAATTCTACCATTGTGCGTGAAATAAAAAAGAACAACGGAGACATCAGCAAATTTGTAACCAAGCCTGAGCTGTTGGTTATAGCATAA
- a CDS encoding TlpA family protein disulfide reductase, producing the protein MKNILIILSLMSVLSMNGQQPLYEVTGYAPGFVGKKMILYTYQDYITMTRIKLGECIVSSDDSLFHIPVKNKTTIKAILHCDKTETEFYLAPQTTYDVYFSEIPNQADGFQTKEADLFFFGLDSTDINYRIIQYNNWFDTYVAYYADSINPANFHEYLDTFKTYAAEAYKNIEDVYFLTYVRYNIAEMDQAFNTKGESRINIFLNYIHPFPVYYENDQYMQFVKRFFYEEFSNYVPDVENAIFLSLANSSPTQLMKALKGDLFLANPELRELMMIEKLGKAFYKETDFRMNILTILDSVSKYAAFPHSAVVAKNITNYLTSIEQGFPAPHISLSGTNGEIITWDKYRGKFVYFTFFETWNERSLAELKIIAELKKKYDEDIAFLSVCTDDTREGFDAFMKANPDLNWDIIYVGNDEALLNKFRVASVPAYYLIDQDGFIALAPAPGPSPDGEYESIDKTFFIIHEALHPNQPIKVGEK; encoded by the coding sequence ATGAAAAATATCCTGATCATACTTAGTTTGATGTCTGTTTTATCAATGAACGGACAGCAACCACTCTATGAGGTTACAGGATACGCACCGGGTTTTGTGGGAAAAAAAATGATCCTCTACACTTACCAAGATTATATTACCATGACACGGATCAAACTTGGAGAATGCATCGTGAGTTCTGATGACAGTTTGTTTCATATTCCGGTAAAAAACAAAACTACCATTAAAGCAATTCTACATTGTGACAAAACAGAAACTGAGTTTTACCTTGCACCTCAAACTACGTATGATGTGTATTTTTCAGAAATACCAAATCAGGCAGATGGATTTCAAACTAAGGAGGCAGATTTATTCTTTTTCGGATTAGATTCAACTGACATTAATTATCGCATTATTCAATACAATAACTGGTTTGATACTTACGTGGCTTATTACGCAGACAGCATCAATCCGGCAAATTTTCATGAATATCTTGACACGTTTAAAACCTACGCAGCTGAGGCATATAAAAACATAGAAGACGTTTACTTTCTTACTTACGTGCGTTACAATATTGCTGAAATGGATCAGGCATTCAATACCAAAGGTGAATCTCGTATCAATATTTTTCTCAATTATATTCATCCGTTTCCGGTTTACTATGAGAATGATCAATACATGCAATTTGTCAAACGGTTTTTTTATGAAGAGTTTTCAAACTATGTGCCGGATGTTGAAAATGCAATTTTTCTCTCGCTTGCAAATTCTAGTCCTACCCAACTGATGAAAGCCCTTAAAGGAGATTTATTTTTAGCCAACCCTGAATTGCGCGAACTGATGATGATTGAAAAATTAGGCAAGGCATTTTATAAAGAGACCGATTTCAGAATGAACATTCTCACCATACTTGATTCAGTTTCAAAGTATGCCGCATTCCCTCACAGCGCAGTGGTTGCAAAAAATATCACAAACTATCTGACAAGTATTGAGCAAGGATTTCCTGCACCGCATATTTCACTTAGCGGAACAAATGGAGAAATCATAACTTGGGATAAATATCGCGGCAAATTTGTTTACTTCACTTTTTTTGAAACATGGAATGAGCGCTCATTGGCCGAACTAAAAATCATAGCTGAGCTAAAGAAAAAATATGATGAAGATATTGCTTTTCTCAGTGTGTGTACTGATGACACCCGAGAGGGCTTTGATGCGTTCATGAAAGCAAATCCTGATTTAAACTGGGATATTATTTATGTTGGAAATGATGAAGCCTTACTCAATAAATTTAGAGTGGCATCAGTACCGGCTTATTACCTCATTGATCAAGATGGATTCATTGCATTAGCACCAGCACCTGGTCCTTCTCCGGATGGCGAGTATGAATCCATTGATAAAACCTTTTTTATCATTCATGAAGCCTTGCATCCAAATCAGCCCATCAAGGTTGGAGAGAAATAA
- a CDS encoding T9SS type A sorting domain-containing protein: MKKLIPIFAISTLSAFSYGQCTQNAGIDYYLGSTSSHTPNYLLGSAITLTSSFNLIELGFLSINSGQNFKVAVYDDAAGNPGNLLTQGSGTVVAGTNIVDVPDAVLPAGTYYFMAVFESVASLSYTGASTAGVWYISHTFANPLPASFGAPLFYTGQDFSYYFIGSTSTVTATDTQTACNSLTWIDGNTYTSDNNTATFNIVGGSVGGCDSIVTLDLTIINSSTGTDVQTACNTFTWIDGNTYTSDNNTATFNIIGGAANGCDSLVTLDLTINNVSDLTTTTVGTIIIANNTAATYQWLDCDNAYAMLAGETGSTYTATVSGNYAVQLSENGCVDTTACINMDFSGLSDEVFGSQFDVYPNPTDGNFFINLGENFQSVKISVTDLTGRIIQSSEFSNANILNINITEPAGIYFLVIQSDENTAVVRLVKQ; encoded by the coding sequence ATGAAAAAACTTATACCAATTTTTGCTATTTCAACTTTATCAGCATTTTCTTACGGACAGTGCACGCAGAATGCAGGCATTGACTACTATTTAGGCTCTACCAGCAGTCATACACCAAACTATTTACTAGGATCTGCAATTACGTTGACAAGTTCATTCAACTTAATTGAACTTGGATTTCTTTCTATTAATTCTGGTCAGAATTTTAAAGTAGCAGTGTATGATGATGCAGCAGGTAATCCCGGTAATTTGTTAACACAAGGATCAGGAACCGTTGTAGCGGGCACCAATATTGTGGATGTTCCGGATGCAGTGTTACCTGCCGGCACCTATTACTTCATGGCGGTATTTGAATCTGTAGCAAGTCTTTCGTATACCGGTGCGTCAACAGCCGGTGTTTGGTATATCTCCCATACGTTCGCTAATCCGTTACCCGCATCATTTGGTGCACCACTTTTTTATACCGGGCAGGATTTTTCATATTATTTTATTGGCAGCACTTCAACTGTAACAGCAACAGATACACAAACTGCATGTAACTCATTGACATGGATTGATGGCAACACGTATACATCTGACAATAATACCGCAACCTTCAATATTGTTGGCGGTTCAGTTGGCGGCTGTGATAGTATAGTTACACTGGATTTAACTATTATAAATTCTTCAACAGGAACTGACGTTCAGACGGCGTGCAACACGTTCACCTGGATTGATGGGAACACCTATACCTCAGACAACAATACGGCAACATTCAATATTATTGGCGGTGCTGCAAATGGTTGCGACAGTCTTGTAACGCTTGATCTTACAATAAATAATGTATCTGATTTAACAACCACTACGGTTGGAACAATTATCATAGCTAACAATACAGCGGCCACTTACCAATGGTTAGATTGCGACAACGCATATGCTATGCTTGCGGGAGAAACGGGATCAACCTACACCGCAACAGTGAGTGGTAACTATGCCGTTCAATTATCTGAAAATGGTTGTGTTGATACAACTGCTTGCATAAACATGGATTTCAGTGGACTTTCTGATGAAGTTTTTGGAAGCCAATTTGATGTTTATCCAAATCCAACAGACGGAAATTTCTTTATCAATCTAGGAGAAAACTTTCAATCAGTAAAAATCTCAGTAACCGATTTGACCGGAAGAATAATTCAATCGTCAGAATTCAGCAATGCAAATATTTTAAACATTAACATTACTGAACCGGCTGGAATATATTTCTTGGTGATTCAATCTGATGAAAACACCGCCGTGGTTCGGTTAGTAAAACAATAA
- a CDS encoding TSUP family transporter — protein MQFADLFSDYSAATILLLAGFSFLAGFIDSIVGGGGLIQLPALLINLPQTPLLAIFGTNKIGSLAGTSIAAVSYSRKVKFDFRLLFVISFFAFVSAYFGAKIVSHISVDALKPIILFILIAIAVFTLIKKDLGAVSTKSLSRNKKIIYGSIAACVIGFYDGFFGPGTGSFFVLAFVLILGFEFLQATAYTKIVNCATNVSALFVFIREGNYILELAILVGFFNIIGSFIGSHLAIKKGNGFIRIIFLVIVILMIGRYSFDIFLK, from the coding sequence ATGCAGTTTGCAGATTTATTTTCAGATTATTCGGCAGCAACGATTTTACTATTGGCCGGGTTTTCTTTTTTGGCAGGATTTATTGATTCTATAGTTGGAGGTGGAGGATTAATTCAGTTGCCGGCGCTGTTAATCAATCTGCCTCAAACTCCTTTACTAGCGATTTTCGGAACAAATAAAATTGGTTCTCTGGCAGGAACATCCATCGCGGCAGTTTCCTATTCGCGCAAAGTAAAATTTGATTTCAGACTCTTGTTTGTAATTTCTTTTTTTGCTTTTGTATCGGCTTATTTTGGTGCAAAAATTGTCAGCCATATTTCTGTTGATGCCCTAAAGCCAATCATCTTATTCATTCTGATTGCTATTGCTGTTTTTACCTTGATTAAAAAAGATTTAGGTGCTGTCTCTACTAAATCACTATCCCGGAATAAAAAAATTATCTACGGTTCAATTGCAGCGTGCGTGATTGGTTTTTATGATGGCTTTTTTGGACCGGGAACAGGCAGCTTTTTTGTTCTGGCTTTTGTTTTGATTCTTGGTTTTGAATTTCTTCAGGCAACTGCCTATACTAAAATTGTAAATTGTGCCACCAATGTTTCAGCATTATTTGTTTTTATCCGTGAAGGAAATTACATTCTTGAATTAGCTATTCTTGTAGGTTTTTTCAATATCATAGGTAGTTTTATCGGCAGCCACTTGGCCATAAAAAAAGGCAATGGTTTTATCCGGATAATTTTTTTGGTGATTGTAATCTTAATGATTGGCAGATATAGTTTTGATATCTTTTTGAAGTAG
- a CDS encoding Fic family protein yields MKPPYRISGKILKLVALISEKIGEVNAAHLAKPPLELRKKNRILTIHSSLEIEGNTLTIEQITALIENKKVIGPQKDIQEVKNTIRVYDNLDKFNPYKFDSFRKAHAILMKGLIESAGKLRSKSVGIVKGSHVAHIAPPSTMLKPLMNNLFNYLKNDNEIILIKSCVFHYEMEFIHPFIDGNGRMGRLWQTLILKDVYPVFEYLPIEALIKERQKKYYKSLEKADNTGESTVFVEFILEIIFESLQDLLNTRNISLTNIDRINLFKSIVKNHFFTRKEYLKNFREISSATASRDLKYATENALIEKHGDKNTAKYRYI; encoded by the coding sequence ATGAAGCCACCTTATAGGATAAGCGGAAAGATTTTAAAATTAGTTGCTTTAATTTCTGAGAAAATTGGTGAGGTGAACGCTGCACATTTAGCCAAACCACCACTCGAACTCAGGAAGAAAAACAGAATTCTAACTATTCATTCGTCTCTTGAAATTGAAGGAAACACATTAACCATCGAACAGATAACCGCACTAATTGAAAACAAAAAAGTAATTGGTCCTCAGAAAGATATTCAGGAAGTAAAAAATACTATTAGAGTGTATGATAATCTGGACAAATTTAATCCATACAAGTTTGATTCATTCCGCAAAGCTCACGCAATATTGATGAAAGGACTCATTGAATCTGCAGGCAAACTTAGAAGTAAATCGGTTGGTATTGTGAAGGGCTCACATGTTGCACACATTGCCCCCCCTAGTACAATGTTGAAACCATTAATGAATAATTTGTTTAACTATTTAAAAAATGACAATGAAATAATTTTAATTAAAAGTTGTGTATTCCACTATGAAATGGAATTTATTCATCCATTTATTGATGGAAATGGAAGAATGGGGAGATTGTGGCAAACACTGATTTTGAAAGATGTCTATCCTGTTTTTGAATATTTACCCATTGAGGCATTAATAAAAGAGCGGCAAAAAAAGTATTACAAATCACTTGAAAAGGCTGACAACACAGGAGAATCCACTGTATTCGTAGAATTTATACTTGAGATTATTTTTGAATCACTTCAAGACTTATTGAATACTCGGAACATCAGCTTGACAAATATTGATAGGATTAATTTATTCAAATCAATAGTGAAAAATCACTTCTTTACTCGAAAAGAATATTTGAAAAATTTCAGAGAAATCTCATCAGCAACAGCAAGTCGTGATTTGAAGTATGCCACTGAAAATGCATTAATTGAGAAGCATGGAGATAAAAACACGGCAAAATACCGATATATATAA
- a CDS encoding T9SS type A sorting domain-containing protein — protein sequence MLRTFLSLSLFVSIAASAQITKKVCFIGNSYTATNDLPSMVSSLANADGNTLVKDENAPGGYTFELHSTNATSLSKISSNTWDYVVLQEQSQLPSFPWTQVTTDVLPFATILCDSIRSANPCAIPLFFDTWGRQFGDDQWDSIDTFTEMNQRLYNAYEYMADDNSGMLAPIGIAFEHINNDIAAVVPFASLYSGDGSHPSTYGTYLAACIFYETIFGVDPNGNTYYPVSITGTQAAYLQSVAHHVLHDVDSISLDFTQPLADFDYTLSGTEINFTNLSEHAMEYAWDFGDGNNSSLENPVHDFGAYGTYTVTLIATYCDRADTTEIMITLDHLQLNEEQQQFQVYPNPANSNGFNLSGYLANEPVEIFSTDGRKVKTILPEETTYPIILPAGTYILKTKTSSVVLLVLE from the coding sequence ATGCTACGCACATTTTTATCACTGAGTCTTTTTGTTTCAATTGCGGCATCAGCCCAAATCACAAAAAAAGTTTGCTTTATTGGCAATAGTTATACTGCCACCAATGATTTGCCATCCATGGTTTCAAGTTTAGCTAACGCTGACGGAAACACCTTGGTAAAAGATGAGAATGCACCGGGTGGATACACCTTTGAATTGCATAGTACCAACGCTACTTCTCTCTCAAAAATTTCATCCAATACTTGGGATTATGTTGTGTTGCAAGAACAGAGTCAGCTCCCGTCATTTCCTTGGACACAAGTGACAACTGATGTTCTGCCTTTTGCTACAATTCTTTGTGATTCTATACGCAGCGCTAACCCTTGCGCCATTCCGCTGTTCTTTGATACCTGGGGTCGCCAGTTTGGTGACGATCAATGGGATTCCATTGACACGTTTACTGAAATGAATCAACGTCTCTATAACGCATACGAATACATGGCTGATGATAACAGCGGTATGCTTGCGCCTATAGGTATTGCGTTTGAACATATCAATAATGATATTGCGGCTGTGGTGCCATTTGCAAGTTTATATTCCGGTGATGGCAGCCACCCTTCTACCTATGGAACCTATTTAGCTGCTTGCATTTTTTATGAAACTATTTTTGGTGTTGACCCCAATGGCAATACCTATTATCCGGTAAGTATCACCGGTACACAAGCAGCCTATTTGCAAAGTGTAGCTCACCATGTTTTACATGATGTTGACTCCATTTCTCTTGATTTTACCCAACCTCTTGCTGATTTTGATTACACCCTTTCAGGCACTGAAATAAATTTCACCAATTTGAGCGAGCATGCCATGGAATATGCGTGGGATTTTGGTGATGGTAATAATTCCTCTCTTGAAAATCCGGTTCATGATTTTGGTGCATACGGAACTTATACTGTAACGCTGATAGCAACGTACTGTGATCGCGCTGACACCACTGAAATTATGATCACTTTAGACCATCTGCAATTGAACGAAGAACAACAGCAATTTCAGGTATATCCTAATCCGGCGAATAGTAATGGATTTAATTTGAGTGGATATTTGGCAAATGAACCGGTTGAAATTTTCTCAACGGATGGGCGCAAAGTAAAAACGATATTACCTGAAGAAACTACATACCCAATTATTTTACCTGCCGGAACCTATATTCTGAAAACAAAAACGAGCAGTGTGGTACTGCTCGTCTTGGAATGA
- a CDS encoding DUF4956 domain-containing protein: MEPKTSGDLFDVLFDSEDMLKLLFRFGINFLFITILIRYIYYRKTSNKDYLFTYYSISIVSFMICFALKKLEINTGMGLGLFAIFGIIRYRTDTVRIREMSYLFIAIGLSVINALAGKQISLGELLFINISVTLVVLGLEYWWLMRQEAVKSIVYEKIENIKPENYQALLDDLQARTGLKIKRAEIGKIDFLKDTAQVKIYYMPHEQTEAFSTDHED, encoded by the coding sequence ATGGAACCAAAAACCTCGGGCGATTTATTTGATGTATTATTTGATTCAGAAGATATGCTGAAATTACTTTTCAGATTCGGTATCAACTTCTTGTTCATCACCATCCTCATCCGTTATATTTATTACCGCAAAACATCAAATAAAGATTATCTGTTTACCTACTATTCTATCTCCATCGTTTCATTCATGATTTGTTTTGCGTTGAAGAAATTGGAGATCAATACCGGAATGGGCTTAGGGCTTTTTGCAATTTTTGGTATAATACGATACCGCACAGACACGGTGCGCATCCGTGAAATGTCGTATCTTTTTATTGCTATCGGATTATCTGTAATCAATGCGCTGGCCGGTAAACAAATCAGTTTAGGTGAATTGTTATTTATCAACATCTCAGTTACCCTGGTGGTGCTTGGTTTAGAATATTGGTGGTTGATGAGACAAGAGGCGGTAAAATCTATCGTGTATGAAAAAATTGAAAACATCAAACCTGAAAATTATCAAGCCTTGTTGGATGATCTTCAAGCACGCACCGGACTAAAAATCAAACGTGCAGAAATAGGTAAAATTGATTTTCTGAAAGATACTGCTCAAGTTAAAATTTACTATATGCCGCATGAGCAAACAGAGGCATTTTCAACTGATCATGAAGATTAG
- a CDS encoding polyphosphate polymerase domain-containing protein, translating into MSNPAKYNEEAILQGFQPISLKEMDAVKLMNRTDTKFVLSRSFFNSILPQLADSYRVLEIEGKKLSSYRTLYYDTERFQLFLDHHNGRGNRFKVRIRNYVESNLFYLEIKNKFKGRTDKRRTKVKDFELELSENSIAYINKVIGREVSLVPKLWNSFQRITLVNTKEIERLTLDLNLTFEWKDNKRVFDNIVVAELKQENVNRNSLFYTLMKNNGVRPNSMSKYCVGGITLNPQLKANNFKDKLLLIDKLQ; encoded by the coding sequence GTGAGTAATCCAGCTAAATACAATGAAGAAGCCATTCTGCAAGGTTTTCAACCTATTTCTCTCAAAGAAATGGATGCAGTTAAACTCATGAACCGGACCGATACAAAATTTGTGTTGAGTCGCTCCTTTTTTAATTCTATCTTACCTCAACTGGCAGATTCATATCGGGTTTTAGAAATTGAAGGAAAAAAATTATCCAGTTATCGTACCTTATATTATGATACTGAGAGATTCCAACTTTTTCTGGATCATCACAATGGACGAGGCAACCGATTTAAAGTGCGCATCAGAAATTATGTTGAGTCCAATCTTTTTTATCTTGAAATAAAAAATAAATTCAAAGGACGAACTGATAAGAGAAGAACTAAGGTGAAAGATTTTGAACTTGAACTCTCAGAAAATTCTATTGCATACATCAATAAGGTCATTGGACGTGAAGTGAGTCTGGTACCGAAACTATGGAACTCTTTTCAACGTATCACCTTAGTGAATACAAAAGAAATTGAGCGATTGACACTTGATTTGAATCTTACTTTTGAATGGAAAGATAATAAACGTGTATTTGATAATATTGTGGTGGCCGAATTGAAGCAAGAGAATGTAAATAGAAATAGTTTGTTCTACACCCTGATGAAAAATAACGGCGTGAGACCAAACAGCATGAGTAAATATTGCGTAGGCGGTATTACGCTCAACCCTCAACTAAAGGCGAATAATTTTAAAGATAAACTTCTACTAATTGACAAACTCCAATAA